The Saccharomyces mikatae IFO 1815 strain IFO1815 genome assembly, chromosome: 13 genome has a segment encoding these proteins:
- the PPZ1 gene encoding salt homeostasis regulator (similar to Saccharomyces cerevisiae PPZ2 (YDR436W) and PPZ1 (YML016C); ancestral locus Anc_5.548), whose amino-acid sequence MGNSSSKSSKKGSHSSSSSKNPRPQVSRTETSHSVKSTKSNKSSRSRRSLPSSSTTNTNLNIADPSTPSKSNLEVNHQRHSSHTNRYHFPSSSHSHSNSQNELLTTPSSSSTKRPSTSRRSSYNTKAAADLPPSMIQMEPKSPILKTNNSSAHVSKHKSPYSSTYYENALTDDDNDDKDNDISQTKRVSRSSNSRPSSIRSGSVSRRKSDVTHEEANNGLNPSNNQENYLVQALTRSNSHASSLHSRKSSFGSDGNTAYSTPLNSPGLSKLIDHSGEYFTSNSTSSLNHHSSRDIYPSKLLNHDDDIENSSQLSESHASTENINDKLKTTTNNIKDPNEEFDDIMHSSANKNATKKFKKPIDIDETIQKLLDAGYAAKRTKNVCLKNNEILQICIKAREIFLSQPSLLELSPPVKIVGDVHGQYGDLLRLFTKCGFPPSSNYLFLGDYVDRGKQSLETILLLFCYKIKYPENFFLLRGNHECANVTRVYGFYDECKRRCNIKIWKTFIDTFNTLPLAAIVAGKIFCVHGGLSPVLNSMDEIRHVVRPTDVPDFGLINDLLWSDPTDSPNEWEDNERGVSYCYNKVAINKFLNKFGFDLVCRAHMVVEDGYEFFNDRSLVTVFSAPNYCGEFDNWGAVMSVSEGLLCSFELLDPLDSAALKQVMKKGRQERKLANQQQQMMETSTINDNESQQQVY is encoded by the coding sequence ATGGGTAACTCAAGTTCAAAATCTTCTAAAAAGGGTTCACATTCGAGCTCCTCTTCGAAAAATCCCCGTCCTCAAGTGTCGAGAACTGAGACTTCCCATTCTGTGAAGTCCACGAAATCAAATAAATCATCGAGATCAAGGCGATCCCTTCCTTCATCGTCCACTACGAATACTAATTTAAACATCGCCGATCCCTCCACTCCATCGAAGTCAAATCTTGAAGTTAACCATCAACGACATAGCTCACACACAAATCGTTACCATTTTCCCTCTAGTTCACATTCGCATTCCAATTCTCAAAACGAATTGTTAACTACTccttcatcctcttctaCAAAGAGGCCTTCTACTTCAAGAAGGTCAAGTTATAATACAAAGGCAGCCGCTGATTTACCTCCTTCAATGATCCAAATGGAACCTAAATCGCCTATCTTAAAAACGAATAATAGCAGTGCACACGTGTCTAAGCATAAGTCTCCATATTCTTCTACTTATTATGAGAACGCCTTAacagatgatgataatgatgataaagataACGATATCTCACAAACTAAAAGGGTTTCCAGATCTTCAAATTCTCGTCCGTCGAGCATAAGAAGTGGTTCAGTGTCAAGAAGAAAGTCAGATGTGACTCATGAAGAGGCTAATAATGGATTGAACCCCTCTAACAATCAGGAAAATTACCTGGTACAGGCATTGACTCGGTCCAATTCCCATGCTTCTTCATTACATAGTAGAAAATCTTCGTTTGGGTCGGACGGTAATACTGCTTATAGTACCCCATTAAATTCCCCAGGCTTATCCAAACTAATAGACCATTCCGGTGAGTATTTCACCTCTAATTCAACATCCTCGTTGAATCACCATTCAAGCCGCGATATTTACCCAAGCAAACTCCTCAACCACGATGACGACATTGAAAACTCGTCTCAACTGAGTGAATCCCATGCCTCAACGGAGaatattaatgataagCTTAAAACCACCACAAATAACATAAAAGATCCGAATGAGGAATTCGATGATATAATGCACTCTTCTGCAAATAAGAATGccacaaaaaaatttaaaaaacctattgatattgatgaaactattcaaaaattATTAGATGCGGGCTATGCTGCTaagagaacaaaaaatgtttgTTTGAAGAACAACGAAATTTTACAGATTTGCATCAAGGCTCGTgaaatctttctttctcaacCCTCCTTATTAGAACTCTCTCCTCCTGTGAAAATTGTAGGCGACGTTCATGGCCAATATGGTGATCTATTGAGGCTCTTCACTAAATGTGGGTTTCcaccatcatcaaattATTTATTCCTAGGTGACTATGTGGACCGTGGCAAACAGTCGCTGGaaacaatattattgttgttttgttacaaaataaaatatccagaaaatttctttctattaAGAGGCAACCATGAATGCGCCAACGTTACGAGAGTTTATGGATTTTATGACGAATGTAAACGTCGCTGTAAcatcaaaatttggaaaacttTTATCGATACCTTCAATACATTACCATTGGCCGCCATTGTCGCTggtaaaattttttgtgTTCATGGTGGATTGTCACCAGTTTTAAATTCTATGGATGAAATCAGACATGTTGTTAGGCCCACTGATGTGCCtgattttggtttaatCAATGATCTTTTATGGTCTGATCCAACAGATTCACCTAATGAATGGGAGGATAATGAACGTGGTGTAAGTTACTGTTACAATAAGGTGGCCATTAAcaaattcttgaacaaGTTCGGCTTTGATTTGGTTTGTAGAGCCCACATGGTTGTGGAGGATGgttatgaatttttcaatgatagAAGTCTTGTTACTGTATTTTCTGCACCGAACTATTGCGGAGAATTTGATAATTGGGGAGCCGTAATGAGCGTAAGTGAAGGTTTGTTatgttcttttgaattgttAGATCCCCTAGATAGCGCCGCCTTGAAACAAGTTATGAAGAAAGGCAGACAGGAAAGAAAACTGGCTAACCAACAGCAGCAGATGATGGAAACAAGCACGATAAATGACAACGAATCTCAACAGCAAGTTTACTga
- the TAF11 gene encoding TATA-binding protein-associated factor TAF11 (similar to Saccharomyces cerevisiae TAF11 (YML015C); ancestral locus Anc_5.546) has protein sequence MNEPQGPLDTIPKVNYPPILTIANYFSTKQMIDQVISEDQDYVTWKLQNLRTGGAPINNQLKKYPKYKYKKAKINHQGPDSINKVPENLIFPQDILKQQIQNNDANGNEDQNDKLMQDEQFKLLVTNLDKDQTNRFEVFHRTSLNKTQVKKLASTVANQTISENMRVFLQAVGKIYAGELIELAMVVKNKWLTSQMCIEFDKRTKIGYKLKKYLKKLTFSIIENQQYKQDYQSDSVPEDEPDFYFEDEEVDKRETTLGNSLLQSKSLQKSDNNSQDLKLQLIEQYNKLVIQFNKLDVSIEKYNNSPILPEHIREAWRLYRLQSDTLPNAYWRTQGEAQGSMFR, from the coding sequence ATGAACGAACCTCAAGGTCCCTTGGACACTATTCCTAAAGTCAACTACCCGCCAATACTGACCATAGCAAACTATTTTTCTACCAAACAGATGATAGACCAAGTCATCAGTGAGGATCAAGACTACGTTACGTGGAAATTACAAAACTTAAGAACAGGAGGCGCACCAATTAACaatcaattgaaaaagtatccgaaatataaatacaagaaagcaaaaataaaCCATCAAGGTCCGGACTCTATTAATAAAGTCCCTGAAAATTTAATCTTTCCACAAGATATCTTAAAGCAACAAATACAAAATAATGACGCCAATGGTAACGAAGATCAAAATGACAAACTTATGCAGGACGAACAATTCAAACTCTTGGTGACCAACTTAGATAAAGATCAAACGAACCGGTTTGAGGTTTTTCATAGAACATCCCTAAACAAGACTCAGGTCAAAAAGCTGGCTAGCACAGTAGCTAATCAAACCATCAGTGAGAATATGCGCGTCTTTCTGCAAGCAGTAGGCAAGATATACGCTGGTGAGTTAATTGAACTAGCCATGGTCgtgaaaaataaatggTTGACAAGTCAAATGTGCATAGAGTTTGACAAGAGGACCAAGATAGGCTataaattaaaaaagtACCTAAAAAAACTAACGTTTTCCATCATAGAGAACCAGCAGTACAAACAAGACTACCAATCCGACAGTGTACCCGAAGACGAGCCTGATTTTTactttgaagatgaagaagtgGACAAACGCGAAACTACCTTGGGCAACTCATTATTACAGTCCAAATCCCTACAAAAATCTGACAACAATTCACAAGATCTGAAGCTACAACTTATAGAGCAGTACAATAAGCTTGTTATCCAATTCAACAAACTAGACGTAAGCATCgaaaaatacaacaatAGTCCCATCTTGCCTGAACACATCCGTGAGGCATGGAGACTTTATCGTCTGCAGTCGGATACTTTGCCCAACGCTTACTGGAGAACTCAAGGCGAAGCGCAGGGTTCCATGTTTAGATAg
- the TRM9 gene encoding tRNA (carboxymethyluridine(34)-5-O)-methyltransferase (similar to Saccharomyces cerevisiae TRM9 (YML014W); ancestral locus Anc_5.544) gives MKANEAAEKEQEYVHRVYNEIAPHFSQTRYKPWPIVTQFLQTRTTGAVGIDVGCGNGKYLGVNPNVYIIGSDRSDGLIECARGINPSYNLLVADGLNLPHKDNTFDFAISIAVVHHWSTRERRVEVIRHVISKLRQGGQALIYCWALEQGSSRRGYHEGMEQDVFVPWVLPKDKLKLKSKSTPIVKTKTKSKPDLTNIPPKERSEYLQRWKEEQQRSELSGDGEDEQQQDQEQEKKEVKYRYYHLYREGELAEDCRQAGASVYSEGFERDNWWVVAQKR, from the coding sequence ATGAAGGCGAATGAAGCAGCTgagaaagaacaagagtACGTCCACAGGGTTTATAACGAGATAGCGCCTCATTTCTCGCAAACTAGGTACAAGCCATGGCCCATAGTAACGCAGTTCTTGCAGACTCGTACAACAGGTGCTGTCGGTATTGACGTCGGGTGTGGTAACGGCAAGTACCTCGGAGTGAACCCCAACGTGTATATTATTGGGTCAGACCGCTCAGATGGTCTCATTGAGTGTGCTAGGGGGATAAACCCATCATACAACCTCCTGGTGGCAGATGGTCTCAATCTACCACATAAAGACAACACATTCGACTTTGCGATCTCAATCGCCGTAGTGCATCACTGGTCTACGAGGGAAAGACGTGTTGAAGTGATCAGACACGTTATATCGAAGCTGCGCCAGGGAGGGCAAGCGTTGATCTACTGTTGGGCTCTGGAGCAGGGCAGCTCCCGTAGGGGCTACCATGAAGGCATGGAGCAAGACGTCTTCGTACCTTGGGTTCTTCCCAAGGATAAACTAAAACTCAAATCCAAATCTACGCCGATTGTCAAGACCAAGACTAAGTCAAAGCCAGACTTGACGAATATTCCCCCAAAGGAGCGCTCCGAGTACTTGCAGCGCTGGAAAGAGGAACAACAACGCAGTGAGCTTTCCGGTGATGGAGAAGATGAGCAACAACAAGATCAAGAgcaggaaaagaaagaggtGAAGTATCGGTACTACCACTTATACCGTGAGGGCGAATTGGCTGAAGATTGCCGCCAAGCTGGCGCCTCCGTGTATAGTGAGGGATTTGAGCGCGACAACTGGTGGGTGGTAGCCCAGAAGAGATGA
- the UBX2 gene encoding Ubx2p (similar to Saccharomyces cerevisiae UBX2 (YML013W); ancestral locus Anc_5.543): MPVISHNNSEFHLSHTEEEKLNEFQVITNFPQEDLPDVVRLLRNHGWQLEPALSRYFDGEWRGDSEEIVREPTQIPTPIDNTSAPPMLGPRPLSFTTSLPVIRPLPANFRHDFRTIGLNGRPNTVWSMLESFSYDGNPFLFVLLLIPRIINRLSATIFTFFCTLLSLHSVSGGSHSGKPKISKVPKTPTRETHIPLAEILGDTKDKDAFCQLKSFEPEIPFNEALRIAKEEFKFMLLILVGDTYDTDTDAIDVNSKLLLEKILLNKKTLQYLRKIDNDLIIYLKCVHELEPWLIARQLGVRNTPEIFLIANVANRIAHSETVPSQRLSVLAKLKVNSLNKFLQSLTNAVDRYSPELVVNKTEMHELRMSREIKKLQEDAYKKSLEMDKVKAVEREKSLKLAQDLKLNSTNHHLNWLKACIDELQPLDTTGKQSTLQFRTSSGKRFIKKYPSMTTLYQIYQSIGCHIYLEVYSSDRAEWSTALQERIEQLSTDDNVLCFKEGQLDVGSTTSIEELSDIINYEIASFDIGQSKLEFDFELVSPFPKYAVHPDEQTSVDQVPQLWPNGSLLVEALVEEDEEDEEDEE, from the coding sequence ATGCCAGTGATCAGTCATAATAATAGTGAATTTCACCTCTCTCACACTGAGGAGGAAAAGTTAAACGAGTTCCAGGTCATTACTAATTTCCCCCAAGAGGACTTGCCGGATGTGGTGAGACTGTTGAGGAACCATGGTTGGCAGTTAGAACCAGCATTGAGCCGATATTTTGATGGAGAATGGAGAGGCGATTCGGAAGAGATTGTGAGGGAACCCACTCAAATACCTACACCCATCGATAATACCTCGGCTCCACCAATGTTGGGCCCCAGACCCTTGTCGTTTACAACCTCACTGCCCGTGATCAGGCCGTTGCCAGCCAACTTCCGCCATGATTTCAGAACGATTGGGTTGAATGGACGCCCTAACACTGTGTGGTCAATGCTTGAATCTTTCAGTTATGATGGCAATCCCTTTCTCTTCGTTTTACTGTTAATTCCTCGGATAATTAATAGGTTGTCGGCCACAATATTCACGTTCTTTTGCACTCTTTTATCTTTGCATTCGGTAAGCGGTGGTAGTCACTCAGGAAAGCCCAAGATCTCCAAAGTTCCAAAGACACCCACTAGAGAAACGCATATTCCGCTTGCTGAAATACTGGGTGACACTAAGGACAAAGATGCATTTTGCCAGCTGAAAAGCTTTGAACCGGAAATCCCCTTCAATGAAGCGTTGCGTATCGCAAAAGAGGAATTTAAGTTTATGTTGCTCATCCTAGTAGGTGACACCTACGACACCGATACCGACGCCATAGACGTTAATTCAAAGTTACTATTAGAAAAGATCTTGTTAAACAAAAAGACGTTACAGTACCTGCGTAAGATTGATAACGACCTTATCATTTACTTGAAATGCGTACATGAGTTGGAACCTTGGTTAATTGCTCGACAGCTAGGTGTAAGGAATACGCCGGAGATCTTCCTCATTGCCAACGTTGCTAACAGGATAGCCCATTCAGAGACGGTGCCTTCACAGAGACTCTCTGTTCTCGCCAAGTTAAAAGTCAATTCGTTGAATAAATTCTTGCAGTCGTTGACGAACGCGGTGGATAGGTACAGTCCAGAATTAGTTGTTAACAAAACTGAAATGCACGAGCTACGCATGTCAAGagaaataaagaaactaCAGGAAGATGCATACAAAAAGTCGTTAGAGATGGACAAGGTCAAAGCCGTGGAAAGGGAAAAAAGCCTGAAGCTTGCTCAAGATTTAAAATTAAACTCAACTAATCACCACTTAAACTGGTTAAAAGCTTGCATCGATGAACTTCAACCATTGGATACAACGGGAAAGCAATCTACTCTGCAGTTCAGGACTTCCAGTGGCAAAAGATTCATTAAGAAGTATCCCTCCATGACCACGCTCTACCAAATCTACCAATCTATCGGATGCCACATATACCTCGAGGTATACTCTAGTGACCGTGCCGAGTGGTCCACCGCCCTTCAGGAGAGAATCGAACAGCTCTCTACAGACGATAATGTGCTTTGCTTCAAAGAAGGACAACTCGATGTAGGTTCTACCACTAGTATAGAAGAGCTTAGTGACATCATCAACTACGAGATCGCTTCTTTCGATATTGGGCAAAGTAAACTCGAATTCGACTTCGAATTGGTATCTCCTTTCCCTAAATATGCCGTACATCCCGATGAACAGACTTCGGTAGACCAAGTGCCTCAGCTATGGCCAAATGGCAGTCTTTTAGTAGAAGCTCTTGTTGAggaggatgaagaagatgaagaagatgaagagtaa
- the ERV25 gene encoding Erv25p (similar to Saccharomyces cerevisiae ERV25 (YML012W); ancestral locus Anc_5.540), producing MQMLQFWLAALISLVVTVQGLHLDIAASTTPEPVCIRDFVSEGQLVVVDVHSDGSVGDGQKLNLVVRDSVGNEYRRKRDFAGDVRVAFTAPSSTAFDVCFENEAQYRGRSLSRAIELDIESGAEARDWNKISANEKLKPIEVELRRVEEITDEIVDELHYLKNREERLRDTNESTNRRVRNFSILVIIVLSSLGAWQVNYLKNYFKTKHII from the coding sequence aTGCAGATGTTACAGTTTTGGTTGGCAGCTTTAATCTCTTTAGTGGTGACCGTACAGGGTTTACATTTGGACATTGCAGCATCTACAACCCCGGAACCAGTTTGTATTCGTGATTTCGTCAGCGAAGGTCAATTGGTCGTTGTGGACGTCCACTCAGATGGTTCTGTTGGTGATGGACAAAAGTTAAATCTTGTTGTTCGTGATTCTGTTGGAAATGAGTATCGTAGAAAGAGGGATTTTGCAGGTGACGTTCGTGTTGCGTTTACTGCCCCATCTTCTACAGCCTTCGACGTTTGCTTCGAAAATGAGGCCCAGTATCGCGGTCGTTCTTTGAGCAGGGCCATCGAATTGGACATTGAGAGCGGTGCCGAAGCTCGTGATTGGAATAAGATCAGCGCTAATGAGAAGTTAAAGCCTATAGAAGTTGAGTTGCGCAGAGTGGAGGAAATCACTGACGAAATTGTTGACGAATTACACTACTTGAAAAACAGAGAGGAAAGATTAAGAGACACTAATGAGTCTACCAACAGAAGAGTAAGAAACTTTTCCATCTTGGTTATCATTGTCTTATCCTCGCTAGGTGCTTGGCAGGTCAACTATTTGAAGAACTActtcaaaacaaaacatatAATTTAA
- the RAD33 gene encoding Rad33p (similar to Saccharomyces cerevisiae RAD33 (YML011C); ancestral locus Anc_5.539) codes for MSKSSSISYERVELFENPKVPSEVEDEILEKYAESSLDHDMTVNELPRFFQDLQLEPTICKLVRNEDVIIEGTDVIDFTKLVRRTCQLLILMNNLAVIDDLWSMLIRNCGRDVEFPRVELRDHVLSVKDLQKISNLIGTDQSAGTIEMISCATDGKRLFMTYLDFGCVLGKLGYLKM; via the coding sequence ATGAGTAAATCCAGTAGTATTAGTTATGAGAGGGTAGAGTTATTTGAAAATCCCAAAGTACCCAGTGAAgtagaagatgaaatacTAGAAAAGTATGCGGAGTCCAGCTTGGATCACGATATGACCGTTAATGAACTGCCAAGATTCTTTCAGGATTTACAACTAGAGCCCACAATTTGCAAACTGGTGAGAAATGAAGATGTTATTATTGAGGGTACTGACGTAATAGATTTTACGAAACTGGTACGACGTACATGTCAGTTATTGATACTAATGAATAATTTAGCAGTAATAGATGATCTGTGGTCGATGCTCATTAGAAACTGCGGCAGAGACGTTGAATTTCCGCGTGTAGAGTTAAGAGATCATGTACTAAGTGTAAAAGATCTACAAAAAATCTCCAACCTCATCGGGACGGACCAGAGCGCAGGGACTATTGAAATGATCAGTTGTGCTACCGATGGCAAGAGGCTTTTCATGACATATTTAGACTTTGGTTGTGTACTGGGAAAATTAGGATATTTAAAGATGTAA
- the SPT5 gene encoding transcription elongation factor SPT5 (similar to Saccharomyces cerevisiae SPT5 (YML010W); ancestral locus Anc_5.538), translated as MSDNSDTNVNMQDHDQQVADSVVVPQPTATKDENTNNDDAVDSSTAIATGSKEHVESTSNISLPDNEKEEKVESQQPNNSVETVAPERASSSDKSASSMSATDSASETPNPGSSETNETVKEEETSDERKRPREEEVKNSDGNNKDDEDDDDDDDDDDDDEDDDEAPTKRRRQERNRFLDIEAEVSDDEDEDEDEEDSELVREGFITHGDDEDDEPNTPSARRDDRLHRQLDQDLNKSSEEDAQRLAKELRERYGRSSSKQYRAAAQDGYVPQRFLLPSVDTATIWGVRCRPGKEKELIRKLLKKKFNLDRAMGKKKLKILSIFQRDNYTGRIYIEAPKQSVIEKFCNGVPDIYISQKLLIPVQELPLLLKPNKSDDVTLEEGSYVRIKRGIYKGDLAMVDQISENNLEVMLKIVPRLDYGKFDEIDPTTQQRKSRRPTFAHRAPPQLFNPTMALRLDQANLYKRDDRHFTYKNEDYIDGYLYKSFRIQHVETKNIQPTVEELARFGSKEGAMDLTSVSQSIKKAQAAKVTFQPGDRIEVLNGEQRGSKGIVTRTTKDIATIKLNGFTTPLEFPISTLRKIFEPGDHVTVINGEHQGDAGLVLMVEQGQVTFMSTQTSREVTITANNLSKSIDTTATSSEYALHDIVELSAKNVACIIQAGHDIFKVIDETGKVSTITKGSILSKINTARARVSSVDANGNEIKIGDTIVEKVGSRREGQVLYIQTQQIFVVSKKIVENAGVFVVNPSNVEAVASKDNMLSNKMDLSKMNPEIISKMGPPSSKTFQQPIQSRGGREVALGKTVRIRSAGYKGQLGIVKDVNGDKATVELHSKNKHITIDKHKLTYYNREGGEGITYDELVNRRGRVPQARMGPSYVSAPRNMATGGIAAGAASNSPGLGGGMTPGWSSFDGGKTPAVNAHGGSGGGGVSSWGGASTWGGQGNGGASAWGGAGGGASAWGGQGTGATSTWGGASAWGNKSSWGGASTWASGGESNGAMSTWGGTGDKSAYGGASTWGGNNNNKSTRDGGASAWGNQDDGNRSAWNNQGNKSNYGGNSTWGGH; from the coding sequence ATGAGTGACAACTCGGACACGAACGTGAACATGCAGGACCATGATCAACAAGTTGCAGATTCTGTGGTCGTTCCGCAGCCAACTGCCACTAAAGATGAGAATACTAATAACGACGATGCTGTTGACAGTAGCACTGCCATTGCAACAGGAAGCAAAGAACATGTAGAAAGTACGAGCAACATTTCCCTCCcagataatgaaaaagaagaaaaagttgagTCTCAGCAACCCAACAATAGCGTAGAAACAGTAGCCCCAGAGCGGGCGTCATCTAGCGATAAGTCTGCTTCTTCCATGTCTGCCACAGATAGTGCGTCAGAGACCCCAAACCCAGGTTCATCAGAAACAAATGAAACGGTCAAGGAGGAAGAGACCTCTGATGAAAGGAAGAGACCTCGGGAGGAGGAAGTCAAGAACAGCGATGGCAATaacaaagatgatgaagacgatgatgacgacgatgatgatgatgatgacgatgagGACGATGATGAAGCCCCAACTAAGAGGCGTCGTCAGGAGAGGAACAGATTCCTGGATATCGAAGCTGAGGttagtgatgatgaagatgaagatgaagatgaagaggatTCAGAGTTGGTTCGTGAGGGTTTTATTACCcatggtgatgatgaagatgatgaaccAAATACTCCCAGTGCAAGAAGAGACGATAGGTTACATAGACAACTTGACCAAGATTTGAACAAGAGTTCAGAAGAAGATGCTCAAAGATTAGCGAAAGAATTGAGGGAACGTTACGGTAGAAGTAGTTCCAAGCAATATCGTGCTGCTGCGCAAGATGGTTACGTGCCACAAAGGTTTCTTTTGCCAAGTGTTGATACGGCTACCATTTGGGGTGTACGCTGTAGGCCAggcaaagaaaaggaattgatTCGTAAATTactgaaaaagaagttcaATTTGGATAGAGCCATgggtaaaaaaaagctaaaaattttatctATTTTCCAAAGAGATAATTATACAGGAAGAATATATATTGAAGCTCCTAAACAATCTGTTATCGAAAAATTTTGCAATGGTGTTCCAGATATTTAcatttctcaaaaattgCTAATTCCAGTTCAAGAATTACCTTTGTTATTAAAACCAAATAAATCTGATGACGTTACATTGGAAGAAGGAAGTTATGTACGTATTAAGAGGGGTATTTACAAAGGCGATTTAGCGATGGTTGACCAAATTAGTGAGAATAACTTAGAAGTTATGCTGAAAATTGTTCCTCGTTTAGATTATGGTAAATTTGACGAAATTGACCCAACTACCCAGCAACGTAAATCTAGAAGACCCACATTTGCTCATAGGGCTCCACCACAACTGTTCAATCCAACAATGGCTTTGAGATTAGATCAAGCTAATCTTTACAAAAGAGATGATCGTCACTTTACTTATAAGAATGAAGATTATATCGATGGCTATTTATACAAGTCTTTCAGAATCCAACATGTAGAAACCAAAAATATTCAGCCCACCGTAGAAGAATTGGCAAGGTTTGGCTCGAAAGAGGGCGCGATGGATCTAACATCAGTCTCTCAGTCAATAAAGAAGGCTCAAGCTGCGAAGGTTACTTTTCAACCAGGCGATCGTATCGAAGTTCTAAACGGTGAACAACGTGGTTCTAAAGGTATCGTAACAAGAACTACAAAGGATATCGCCACTATCAAACTTAATGGTTTCACGACTCCTCTGGAATTTCCTATCTCCActttaagaaaaatttttgaaccTGGTGATCATGTTACTGTCATCAATGGTGAACATCAAGGTGATGCTGGTTTAGTTCTTATGGTAGAACAGGGCCAAGTAACCTTTATGTCAACTCAAACAAGTAGAGAAGTTACCATTACAGCAAACAATCTATCTAAGTCTATTGACACTACGGCTACATCAAGCGAATATGCATTGCACGATATAGTGGAATTGAGTGCTAAGAATGTCGCGTGTATTATTCAGGCTGGACACGATATCTTCAAGGTTATTGATGAAACAGGTAAAGTGTCGACGATTACCAAGGGCTCTATCCTGAGCAAAATAAACACTGCCCGTGCACGAGTTTCTAGTGTTGATGCAAATGGTAACGAAATTAAAATTGGTGATACGATAGTAGAAAAAGTAGGCTCTCGTAGGGAAGGCCAAGTACTATACATACAAACGCAACAAATTTTCGTTGTCTCGAAGAAGATTGTTGAAAATGCCGGGGTTTTTGTTGTTAATCCTAGTAACGTTGAAGCTGTAGCGTCTAAGGATAATATGCTAAGTAACAAAATGGATCTAAGCAAAATGAATCCGGAAATCATTTCTAAAATGGGACCTCCATCTTCTAAAACGTTCCAACAACCTATTCAATCAAGAGGAGGTCGTGAAGTGGCCCTTGGTAAAACAGTTAGAATTCGCTCCGCAGGTTATAAAGGTCAATTAGGTATTGTGAAAGATGTGAATGGTGATAAAGCTACCGTCGAATTGCATTCCAAGAATAAACATATTACAATTGATAAACATAAACTAACATATTATAACCGTGAAGGTGGTGAAGGTATTACGTACGATGAATTGGTTAATAGACGTGGTAGAGTTCCACAGGCCAGGATGGGTCCAAGTTATGTTAGTGCGCCAAGAAATATGGCTACTGGTGGTATTGCTGCAGGTGCTGCTTCTAACTCTCCAGGTCTTGGCGGTGGTATGACACCAGGATGGAGTTCGTTTGATGGTGGTAAAACTCCAGCTGTAAATGCGCATGGTGGCTCAGGTGGTGGTGGCGTCTCTTCATGGGGCGGTGCTTCCACATGGGGTGGCCAAGGTAATGGAGGTGCTTCCGCTTGGGGAGGTGCTGGTGGTGGTGCCTCAGCTTGGGGCGGCCAAGGCACAGGCGCTACTTCCACTTGGGGTGGTGCTTCAGCCTGGGGCAACAAATCAAGTTGGGGCGGTGCTTCCACTTGGGCTTCAGGCGGTGAATCTAACGGTGCCATGTCTACTTGGGGTGGTACCGGCGACAAATCAGCTTACGGTGGGGCTTCCACTTGGGGAGgtaacaacaataataagaGTACAAGAGATGGTGGAGCTTCTGCTTGGGGTAACCAAGATGATGGAAATAGATCTGCTTGGAACAATCAAGGAAATAAGTCTAACTATGGTGGTAATAGTACTTGGGGAGGTCATTAA
- the MRPL39 gene encoding mitochondrial 54S ribosomal protein bL33m (similar to Saccharomyces cerevisiae MRPL39 (YML009C); ancestral locus Anc_5.537), giving the protein MVKVKSKNSVIKLLSTAASGYSRYISIKKGAPLVTQVRYDPVVKRHVLFKEAKKRKVAERKPLDFLRTAK; this is encoded by the coding sequence ATGGTAAAAGTCAAGTCCAAGAACAGTGTCATAAAATTATTATCTACAGCAGCGAGCGGTTATTCTCGTTACATTTCGATAAAGAAAGGTGCACCTTTAGTTACCCAAGTTAGATACGATCCTGTGGTTAAACGTCATGTGCTCTTCAAAGAAgctaagaaaagaaaggtaGCAGAAAGGAAACCATTAGATTTCTTGCGAACAGccaagtga